The stretch of DNA gcCTGGGAGTCTGCAATTCCACCTGCCAGGACCGTCCCAATCTCTGGAATATCAGCTTTGTCCCCACCCCcatcagatttttctctgtctggGCCACTCCTGAAATAAACCCcaacctttttttctcctgaaaatcccctctgtgcctttttcctcctgcccaaAGGATTCTCTGTGGGGCTCCTCTCTTGTTCCTGCTCCCACCATCTGCTCCGTGCCCTTGCCAGGGCAGCTTCCCGCTGGAAAGCCGAAGGATCTTGGCTCTGGATCCTTCCCTGGCACACCCAGGGCTCCTCGTTCAGGACCTGAGCTCAGACATTCCCCGTtccaacattttccttctgtgtttgttttgcaaaatattgGGAGATTTCCtcttttatcttaaaaaaaaaccccaaaacaaaacaaaacaaaaaacaataaaatggtttttatttcccaggagacggaaattccattttttcttcatcttggaGTCCCGTGGTTTCAGGGATAATCCAGAgcttggtggggtttttttgggaactGCTCCAGACTCCTGCTCCCAGTTTTCCTGCCAAACAGAGAGTTCTTCATCACTTTTGCCTGGATTTTGGTTTCTTCAGATCATGGGATGAGTTCCTACCTTGGGAGCTTCCCCCTGAGCTGATTTCTGGTGCTGAAAGCTGAAAACTCCCTGGCAACTTTTCCATGGCTGCTCCAGAAATGCTTCCTCACCTTCTGAGCGAGCGTTATTTAATTCCTCTGCAGCGGGGCTGTCCCTGCATTTTAATGGCAGCCAGATCCCTCTGCACCTCCTCATCctaattttcctggttttttccTGTGGGAGACGTGGAATTGCTGCAGAATTACACAGCATTAAGCAGGAAAATAATCAGATTTAACCCGGATCCGGGGTCTCTGCCCATCCTCGGTggctcttccctctgcagggaTTTTTCCAGCAAGGAAACTCCTGAGGAGGAGCCATGGGAAACTCTGGGATGAGGCTCCAAGGTGGTGcctttttccacagagaaatggGGACAGCGAGGAGCAGGAAtaagggaagagcaggaaaccCTCTGGAGGAACAGAGGGAAGCTCTGGCCTTGGCCTGGTGAGGCAAATCCCAGGAATGCAGGGCTGTTGATCACTAATAAAAAACCTTGGAAAAGCCACCAAAACAGCtccatttccctgcagttttTAGACAGGGGCTCATTATAACCCATAATAAGTTTTCCTTATGTAGGCGAAGTCCCGCTGGATTTTCCGGGTGTTGATAAAGCAGGAATGAAGTGATTCAATCCCTTCCATGCAGACAAcaaatcccttttcctcccctcctgaAGAGCTCCATCCATCATTCCCGGAGTTCCCAGAGCCACAGGGGCCCTGCTGGgcttcccctcctgcctgcaggtgctgctgaaaACTTGGGAATGTGCTGGAAATTTCTGTTCCCTGCCCATTTCCGTGGCCCAGTTTGGGCTCAGCGGGTTCTCCTTCCCCACCTCGGAGCCTTTCCCTGCCCATCTGGATCACATCCAGGTTTTTCCCTTTAACACAAAGTTCTTCCCTGATTTATGGTTCCCAGGAAATCCATTGACCCTGATCTTCATCTCCCAGTAATTGGAAAAGAGAGATAAATCAAACTAATTGCAGCAGAGTTAAAAATGGGTTTATTTGCAGTAGCTCAGGCTGCAGATTCCCTCTGGGAGAGATCAATGAAATCCCGGGATGTGTTAAAGCAGAGATCCATCCTTTCCTCCTCGCTGGGACTCTGATCCCGTTCTCTGTTTGGACATGGGAATAAACCATTCCAAGGGGCTGTGTCCTGACATTCCAGAAATTTCCTCTTCAGCCATTCCTGATGTGCCTCGGGTGTCCCTGTGGAGAGGGatcctgggatggtttgggtgggatgGGATCTTCAggctcatcccatcccacccctgccacagcagggacacctctcactgtcccaggtgctccagcctggccttggatattccagagatccaggggcagccacagctgggaattccagcccagacaagaattcccaatcccaatatcccatctatccccatcctctggcactgggagccattccctgtgtcctgtccctccatcccttgtccccagttcctctccagctctcctggagctcctttaggTCCTGGaagggctctgagctctccctggatccttctcctctccaggggaacattcccagctctccctggatccttctcctctccaggggaNNNNNNNNNNNNNNNNNNNNNNNNNNNNNNNNNNNNNNNNNNNNNNNNNNNNNNNNNNNNNNNNNNNNNNNNNNNNNNNNNNNNNNNNNNNNNNNNNNNNNNNNNNNNNNNNNNNNNNNNNNNNNNNNNNNNNNNNNNNNNNNNNNNNNNNNNNNNNNNNNNNNNNNNNNNNNNNNNNNNNNNNNNNNNNNNNNNNNNNNNNNNNNNNNNtctccaggggaacattcccagctctcccagcctggctccagagcagagaaggacccaaacaaacccaattTTTCCTGGTTCCAGCGAGCCAGGGAGAAACATCCTCAAGGAAGGGTCAGAGGGGGATAAAAAGCTGTGAAGCCGAAATTGCTCTCCCCGAGCCCCATCCCCAACTCTTCCTTCCTTTGGATggattttcctgctggcagctggagctttctggagcctggagaagggacaGGAATCCACAGGCAGCGCTAAAACAGAGATAAGAGATGAGAGGCAGGAGCTTGGCTCTGGTGGAGGCGTTTGGAAACAGAGATTATTTATCCAGGGGGATCCTTCGGGAAGATCAGAATTCCTTCTCCTACTCCTTGTGCCCGTGTCTCccctctctggagctgctccagcctttcctgcGGGTTTAAAATCAAATCGAATCCATTTCCAATCCCCGCTCCGGGCCATTAGGGCTCTCTGAGCACGGCTATTATCGCGCTTGGCTGGCAGAGCATCCCGAAGGATTTAACTCCTGCCGCTCCCCAGgatccctggaaaagctggaggtCCCAGGGATGTCCCGTCCCCTCGGAGAGGCTGCAGGTTTGCAGCTCTTGGGGGGGGTTTTATCCCGGAATGCcgaaaaaaagaagggaaatctGGGTTttattccagctggaaaagcagaattcctAAAGGGAATGGAGGATCCAGCCCAGGGTGGTTTGGGGGAATTGGGAAGCTCAGATTTACTCCTGAATTTTGTTCAGACcaggaagaaacaaatttttttttccattttcctccaTGAAAATTCCACCAAATCCAAATGCTTCCCAGCCAAGCGAGGCAACCACTTCTTTCCCCATGGAATATCCGCATTCCTCTGTGGAATCCCGTGAaaggagctctgagctgctgggacaTTTTTTGCTTGGGTGATGCCAGAGGGAATTTTTTTGCTTGGAAAGCAAAGCCCCTCTGGATTTCCTGGAGGGATTTGGTTGGAagggtttgttttcctccccCCACAAATCCCAAAGGGAATGAAATCCTCCCTGTTTCCTTTGCTGGACAATTCCTGCTCATTATTATTTGGTCCAGGTTTGAATTATTCTGTCTCCAGCAGCCGATGGCATTTGCTGCGCGTCACGCAATGTTCCAGGTAATTAATTggtgtttaattaattaaggGATAATGACATTCAATTAAGGGAACACTGTCACTGGGTAATTCAtggcttcctgctgctccaggaaagcCGAGGAATTTGTGGGAAATCAATCCAGGGGGGGAAGCTGAGGGGTTCCTCCCCCTGGGAAGGAGCCGTGTCCTGGGAATCTCCAATTCCTGCCCTTTCCCGAATTCATGGGAGGGGGCTCGGCACGGAGCTGTCAGGAGCTGTTCCCAAACCTGCAGCAGGTGGGAAACACAGTGGGAAAtctctgggaaggaggaaaagagctcccagtgttcccagcaCCACACAGAGGATGAACAGCAGGAATTCCCGATTCCCAATCCCATGCCCAGGGGGAGTCAGGCTCCGTCTAAACTCGGATTTCCTCCCCCTGATGTCCAGGATCAAAGCCTGGGATCAAATGGGCCTCTGTGTCCCCTTGGCTTTGGAAGAGAGCActggaaaaagaggaatttcCTGGGACATGAAGACAAATGACAATAAATTCCCCAAATCAGAGGGAAGCAGGATAAATATTGAAGGATAAACAGGAGTGAGTCACTTCCCAGCTGTTCCTGCCTGGGGAATGAGGTGGGTGTAAATGTTCCAGGCAGCACCTGAACGGGCACAGAGCCCTCCCGTGGGGATCCTCTGCTCCTGGAAAGGAGAGGATCATCCAGGAAAGATTCCAAActgtcccacagctcctctccaaGTGCCACTTGTGTTGGCTGCTGCCCAATTAAGGAGGtgctcatttaattttaatttttgttgaatttttgAGACTGTGCAGCTCTCAGACGATAAAATGCTTTTGAGATCGGCGTTTGTCACCCTCAGGAACCGTGGGCACCATCCAGGAAGGAATCAGAAGGAATTCCAAGGCTTTCTGCCAGGAACCTCCATCCCCAAATCCAGCctgcccctgcagagctgcccctggcagctggaggctgctgcaggcagggcgAGCCTGGAGCGTGTCCTTGGGTGGGAGAAGCTGCAATTCCCAATTCCTGAGGAGAACAGGGCTGCCTGCAGGTGCCAGATCCATCTGGGAACGTTTGCCAGCTCCTTTTGGCACCGGCAGTGTCTCTGCAGCTCGTTCTGCTGAGGAGCCTCCAGTGAGCCGTGGACAGATTCCAGATCCAACTGCGGCTCCGGCTCTCTGAGCCCCAGGGCCGCCTGTCTCCCGGGAAATGGGGATCCTGCTCAGGGAATGATGTGGGATTGGAGCCTTTTCCTGGCTGCCAGCGCTGCCCAGGGTCAcctcaccctgctctgctctccttgtCCCTGTGGAAACTTCCCCAAACTCTTCTCTAAACACTTCCCTGAACATTTCCCTGAACATTTCCCTGAACATTTCCCTAAACCCTTCCCTAAACCCTTCCCTAAACCCTTCCCTAAACCCTTCCCTAAACCCTTCCCTAAACCCTTCCCTAAACAATTCcctaaaccttccctgatcATTTCCCTAAACCCTTCCCTAAACACTTCcctaaaccttccctgaacATTTCCCTGAACATTTCCCTGAACATTTCCCCAAACACTTCCCCAAACTCTTCCCTAAACACTTCCCTAAACATTTCCCTGAACACTTCCCCAGACACTTCCCCAAACTCTCCCCCAAACACTTTACTGACTGGCTCCatataaaaggaataaaaccgTGGCTCTGgtctcccctttcccagccccaaaaGCAATTCAGGAAACTCCAAGCCACTTGCAGAGTTCTGAAGAGCCAAATTCCCACATCTGCCCCGGAGCCACGAGCAGCCTGGAGTTCATTTTGGACACCAACTCGATTTTATTGTTTGAAACACCAGGGGAATTCAGTCTCAGAAATGTGGGAATTTCTGCCGCTCCCAAACATCACCCTGGACATCCTTCCTTGTCTGACCCCGTCCAGCTCCACTGAGCATCCCCTCGATGACCGTGCTGGGAACAGGCTTGTGACCCTTTCCACATCTGCCTGGGCTTCATCAGCCACCTCTGCTCCTCATTTTGGGAGCGTGGACAGCCTGTGCCACGGCTGGAGCAGCCACCCGGCCGCCTGGAGATCCCCATTCCCGACGGGACGGGAGTGGGATCTGCTCTCACAGCTGGTACTTCTTCAGCAGCTCGCTCTGCCACTGCCGCTTCTTGTTGGGAAAGGCGTGCGGGATCTTGATCCTGCGGAATTCCTCGATGCACCTGCCCAGCTCGGACTGCAGAGCCCGGCGCTCCTCGCTGCTGGCCGTGCTGGTGGCCGGAGCCGGCTCCACGCCGTTCTCCTTGACCGCGGCCCGGTCGCTGCCGCGCCGCTGCCCCGCCTGCCTcgcctcctccagctccttcccacctTTGGAGAAGTCCAGGGTGTTGGGGCGCGCCGGGGGCTCCTCGGGAGCCGCTGGCCACGGCGGGgagctggtggggctgggatcCTTCGCCTCCTGAGGGTCTCTGCTGGGGATGGGCTCCTCCGAgggtggggctgggatgggctccGCAGGGACGGAGGTTCCAAGAGAATTCCCGGGGTTGGACGGGTCCTGCCCCGTCCCGGGGTTCTCCTTCGGCTCCACAGCGTCCTCgagggctggggaggaaaagagagagtgaGGAGAGCGAGAGGAGGGAGATGAAGGAGATGAAGATGAGGGAGATGGAGATGAAGGAGATGAAGGAGATGAAGGAGATGAAGAAGATGAGggagatgaggaagatgaggaagatgaaggagatgaggaagatgaaggagatgaggaagatgagggtgatgagggagatgaggaagatgaaggagatgagggagatgaggaagatgaagaagatgagggtgatgagggagatgaagaagatgagggagatgaggaagatgaggaagatgaaggagatgaggaagatgaaggagatgaggaagatgaggaagatgagggagatgagggagatgaggaagatgaggaagatgagggtgatgagggagatgaggaagatgagggagatgaagaagatgaggaagatgaaggagatgaggaagatgaaggagATGAGGGAgatgagggtgatgagggagatgaaggagatgaagaagatgaagaagatgaggaagatgagggagatgagggagatgaaggagatgaaggagatgaggaagatgagggtgatgaggaagatgagggaTATGAGGCTGGTGAGCATGGTGAGGGAGATGAGGGTGCCCAGGgagctgaggaagctgagggagaggagagacCTGCTGggaattcttttaaaaacaccCCAGGTGGCAGAGATACAAAACAGGAATAAACAATTCCTATTTAAAACCCCCCACCCTACACTTTGCCCCctgcacagaagcagaaaatgtgaaaggggcttttctttttccttgagaaCTTTCCTAAGGACAGAAATTGGATTTTTGTccccccttctccttcctcttctgttttgttcttttttttttgtcccatttTGACAtttgctgagcagctccagctctgcagttgCAGGAGGTGGGAAGCAGGAATGTCATCCATCAGCGAACAGAACCCTTCAAGGCTGGATTTTCTTTGGCAGATCTCTCCGGGAAGTTACAGGGATGAATCTTTGCTCCAAATTCTTTGAGTGATGGGATGAAGCCTCGAAGCTGCTTTAATCATCTTATCTGTGAACCTGGGAGCTGCTTTTGGGAAATgtggagctgaggctggggaATTTAAGCACCCAAATTCCCAGGAGGAGCctctggctgagctggggaATGAATTCAAATCCTTCAGTTCCTCTCCAGCACCACAGCTCCCGGAGCATCCcgtggctgtggctgctgcaggataacatttattttcccaagTTTTCAATTTTACATCCCATTATTCCtgtctgaggcacagagaaCTGTTCAGGTCACCAGGCTGAGAGCAAACCCAGGCTTCCAGGGAATGGCTCCTGAATATTCCTCACATCCCACCATCCTGACGTCCTTTGGGTGCTCTGGCACGGCTGGTGCCAGGCTACAAACTCACATCCCTAAAATTTCCCTGCTCTTAATctcagaatcctggaatggtttgggtgggaagggacctcaaattCCATCtggtgccaccccagccatggcagggacacctccactgtcccaggtgctccaaaccccatccagcctggcctgggacattccagggatccaggggctgctctgggcacctgtgccagggcctgcccaccctgccagggaacaattcctgcccaaaatcccatccagccctgctctctggcactgggagccattccctgtgtcctgtccctccatcccttgtccccagtccctctccagctctcctggagcccctttaggctctgaaggagctctgagctctccctggatccttctcctctccaggtgagcattcccagctctcccagcctggctgggaggcTCCTCTTTCCTGTAGTTTTGGACAAACATCCCAGTTTTTCCCTCGGGTTTATCCTTCCTCACATTTTGAGCCCGTGTTTGGCACTGGGGGGTGTCAGCCCCCGGATGATCCAAGGACACCCCACAATCCCGAGtgtccctcccagctgctgctctggggaaggggATCAGCCTGGCTGATCTTTCTGATCCTTCCTCCCACAGATTTCCCTTCCCCGGTGCCAGCTGGGCCTCAGAGCCCCAGTTAAATTCGGAGCAGCCCTGCGGAGCCGCTGGAATCCTGCTGGGGGCAATTATCGGCTCCTGCTCCGGTGGGAGGCACACGCCGGGACAGCGCTTTGTTATTCCACTTattccagagcagggacaggagatcGGGATCTCAGCACTggattttgctgctctctgaCGCTGCTGCCACCCCCAGGGTCCCAGcatggatgggatgggataggaCACTCCTGGGTGATCCCAGATCATGAGGGATCTGCAGCTCACACTCCATCGGGATCCAGGATTTCCATTCCTTTCCCACCCATTGTTGCAGAGACCTGACTTTTCCCAAAATAAGCAGGGAGGGATTTTTTGATGCAGTGActggacaagggggaatggctgcCCACGGGCTGGGAAAGgattagatgggatattgggaaggaattcctccctggcacaggtttccaCAGAAACTGGAtgcctggaagtgcccaaggccgggttggatgaggcttggagccacctgggatggtggaaggtgtccctgacctggcaggggtggaactggatgggcttcaAGGCCCTTCCATCCCAAAACATTCCATGTTTCTCTTCCGTGGCTttattccagcagctcctttccctccttttcctggaaaaaccAGGACCTCAGCTGGCTTGGGCTGCACCAGGAATGTCTCAGTTCCTTTACAGGCTTCTTAAAATTCCTTCCAGCCTCCTAAACTGGGGTGATGTGGGCCAAAAAAAAGATGGATAGAAGTTTCCAAAGGAGCTGGAAGAGCAGGTTGGGTTTGGGAAGCGTGGGAAGTGTGGGAAGGAGCTACCCAGGGTGCATCCCa from Parus major isolate Abel chromosome 4A, Parus_major1.1, whole genome shotgun sequence encodes:
- the LOC107203658 gene encoding cell surface glycoprotein 1-like isoform X2, with product MSSSEPILDLKGDTAEALPENLGGAGDPSSCQPRDTPGNGQSMEHTEPTPAALEDAVEPKENPGTGQDPSNPGNSLGTSVPAEPIPAPPSEEPIPSRDPQEAKDPSPTSSPPWPAAPEEPPARPNTLDFSKGGKELEEARQAGQRRGSDRAAVKENGVEPAPATSTASSEERRALQSELGRCIEEFRRIKIPHAFPNKKRQWQSELLKKYQL
- the LOC107203658 gene encoding cell surface glycoprotein 1-like isoform X1 produces the protein MWLQALPKAEGSPQEGFGRHWGFSWSFLTLGSQRGLWEVLWILFPSTTLPTFPLHPFLYKIFSFGCWFLGSSWLSLPVPEPSEPEQSPKKPMSSSEPILDLKGDTAEALPENLGGAGDPSSCQPRDTPGNGQSMEHTEPTPAALEDAVEPKENPGTGQDPSNPGNSLGTSVPAEPIPAPPSEEPIPSRDPQEAKDPSPTSSPPWPAAPEEPPARPNTLDFSKGGKELEEARQAGQRRGSDRAAVKENGVEPAPATSTASSEERRALQSELGRCIEEFRRIKIPHAFPNKKRQWQSELLKKYQL